TGGCATGGACAGAGCCCAGGGAGATTATATGGGGATGCTCGCTACTTTAATCAATGGAATGGCACTTCAAAGTGCACTGGAAAAAGCCGGACTCTATACCCGACTGATGTCTGCAATAAAAATGGAAGAAATTTGCGAACCCTATATTCGCAGAAGAGCAATGCGACATTTAGAGAAAAACAGAATTGTTATTTTTGGAGCAGGAACAGGGAACCCTTATTTTACAACTGATACAGCCGCTGCACTTAGAGCAGTAGAAATTAATGCCGAAGTAATTTTAAAAGGAACAAGAGTAGACGGAATCTATTCAGCTGATCCTGAAAAAGATGAAAATGCTGTAAAATATAATAAGCTGACTTTTTCTGAAGTATATTCACGCAATTTGAATATTATGGATATGACTGCATTTACCCTGTGCCATGAAAATAATTTACCCATAATTGTGTTTAACATGGATAAAGCAGGAAACTTATCCAAAGTACTAAATGGAGATAATATGGGGACAATTGTTTCCCAATAAACATAAGTTATCATGACTGAAGAAATAACTTTTATATTAGATGATGCCAAAGAGCAAATGCAAAAAGCACTTTTGCATATGGAAACTGAACTGACAAAAATCAGAACAGGAAAAGCAAATCCTTCCATGCTGGATTCTGTATTCTTTGATTATTATGGGGTAAACACCCAGCTTAATCAGGCGGCAACCATTTCCATTCCCGATGCTCGCACTATAATGATCAAACCCTGGGAAAAAGGTTTATTGCCAGATATAGAAAAAGCCATTCACGCTTCTAACTTAGGGCTAAACCCAATGAATGATGGAGAAACCATTCGCATTAATATTCCCCCACTTACAGAAGAAAGAAGGCAGGCCCTGGTAAAACAAGCCAGGCAAATAGGCGAAAACAGCAAAGTAAGCATACGAAATGTGCGCAGAGATTCTAATGAAGAAATAAAAAAACTTGAAAAAGAAGGCCTTTCAGAAGATCAGGCAAAAGCTGCAACTGACAATGTCCAGGAACTCACTGATACCTATTCTGCAAAAATTGAAGCCCATTTAAAACGCAAAGAAGAAGATATTATGAAGGTTTAGTGAAAACAACTAAGCTAATTCCGATTCTGAAAATCAGATCAGCTCCAGGTTCATAAATCCCCAATATATTCTTCTCTTATGGGAAAATTAATTGCACAATTCGAAACCTATAAGTTTCTATTCCGTATATAAGCTCAATGCGTGAACATTGAGTATATAAAAAGCGTAACAATAAATTTTGAGGATAAAGCTTAGCGCCAGATTTTACCTTTTTGGGTAGTGTTCTCGAAAAAGAGGATTTCCGAAATGTACTTCCTAAGCATTTCCCGG
The window above is part of the Chitinophagales bacterium genome. Proteins encoded here:
- the pyrH gene encoding UMP kinase: MKYKRVLLKLSGESLMGKKGYGIDPERLTQYAGDIKKITEKGVELAIVIGGGNIFRGLKAEENGMDRAQGDYMGMLATLINGMALQSALEKAGLYTRLMSAIKMEEICEPYIRRRAMRHLEKNRIVIFGAGTGNPYFTTDTAAALRAVEINAEVILKGTRVDGIYSADPEKDENAVKYNKLTFSEVYSRNLNIMDMTAFTLCHENNLPIIVFNMDKAGNLSKVLNGDNMGTIVSQ
- the frr gene encoding ribosome recycling factor, with amino-acid sequence MTEEITFILDDAKEQMQKALLHMETELTKIRTGKANPSMLDSVFFDYYGVNTQLNQAATISIPDARTIMIKPWEKGLLPDIEKAIHASNLGLNPMNDGETIRINIPPLTEERRQALVKQARQIGENSKVSIRNVRRDSNEEIKKLEKEGLSEDQAKAATDNVQELTDTYSAKIEAHLKRKEEDIMKV